One segment of Limnochordia bacterium DNA contains the following:
- a CDS encoding Na/Pi cotransporter family protein: MGIVIGVAGGLAMFLYGLQKMADGLQRMAGRKLTNILNFLTSNTFVGVLSGLVLTVLVQSSSTTTVMLVGFVKAGLLSLEQTIGPILGANIGTTVTAQMISFKLTNLALPAIAIGFLIHLLSKSKKWKLAGESILGFGLLFYGMGVMSSSLGPLKESAYFTETIAQFARHPLLGIAIGAVFTAVIQSSSAATAVIVALAMQDLISLESGIALVLGSNIGTCFTALLASIGGGLTAKRVALAHILFNTFGVLLFLLILGPFTYVVSHTATSVSRQLANAHTLFNMINTLIFLPFVGRFVKLLVWLVPGEEEVVERKVKYLDKSALKYPRVSAELAAKEVNRMAGIAEQMLADARKAFLESDLGAIEKVRQNEDTVDMLQEETIEYMSALLAGNVNLSEVESVRITGMMMVVNDIERMADHANNITEFAEIMMEEKLQFSEEAWEQIAKMFDLVQEMMRLSIVGLNQHDKSAARQIWVLENHVDEMEQNMRRGHMKRMYEGVCIPRAGIIYVEMVSNLERIGDHTTNIADMVLTDQLPIRNEGPTRK, translated from the coding sequence ATGGGTATTGTTATCGGCGTTGCCGGTGGGCTGGCGATGTTTCTTTATGGCCTGCAAAAAATGGCTGACGGTTTACAGCGGATGGCTGGTCGAAAGCTAACAAATATTCTCAACTTCTTAACATCCAACACCTTTGTAGGAGTACTCTCAGGCTTAGTCCTAACGGTGCTAGTGCAAAGTAGTAGTACCACCACAGTCATGCTTGTCGGGTTTGTCAAGGCGGGGTTGCTATCTTTAGAACAGACCATTGGCCCGATTCTCGGGGCAAATATTGGTACAACGGTTACCGCCCAGATGATTTCTTTCAAACTGACAAATCTGGCTTTACCTGCGATTGCCATTGGCTTTCTGATTCACCTGTTGTCCAAATCAAAGAAATGGAAATTGGCCGGGGAGAGTATCCTCGGATTCGGTCTTCTGTTTTACGGGATGGGTGTTATGTCCTCAAGCCTTGGACCGCTAAAGGAAAGTGCCTATTTCACAGAGACCATCGCCCAATTTGCCCGGCATCCCTTACTCGGTATTGCCATAGGTGCTGTTTTCACCGCGGTGATTCAAAGCAGTAGTGCTGCTACCGCGGTAATTGTCGCTTTGGCGATGCAGGATCTAATCTCCCTCGAGTCGGGTATTGCCTTAGTTTTGGGAAGCAATATTGGTACTTGTTTTACCGCATTGCTTGCCTCTATTGGCGGCGGCCTAACCGCAAAACGTGTAGCATTAGCTCATATCCTGTTTAACACCTTTGGGGTGCTTTTGTTCCTGCTTATTTTGGGGCCCTTTACATACGTAGTGAGCCATACCGCCACTTCTGTATCAAGGCAGCTGGCAAATGCGCATACTCTCTTTAATATGATTAATACACTGATCTTCCTGCCATTTGTGGGGCGCTTTGTAAAGCTTTTGGTATGGCTGGTTCCTGGGGAGGAAGAAGTGGTTGAGAGAAAGGTGAAGTACCTGGATAAAAGTGCCCTTAAGTATCCCCGTGTTTCTGCGGAGTTAGCAGCCAAGGAGGTCAATCGTATGGCCGGCATCGCAGAACAGATGTTAGCAGATGCTCGCAAGGCCTTTTTGGAGTCTGATCTTGGCGCCATCGAGAAGGTTCGCCAAAATGAGGACACGGTAGACATGCTGCAAGAGGAGACCATTGAGTATATGTCTGCGTTGCTTGCTGGAAACGTGAACCTATCAGAGGTTGAGTCGGTGCGGATTACAGGAATGATGATGGTGGTAAATGACATCGAACGGATGGCAGACCACGCCAATAACATCACCGAGTTTGCTGAGATAATGATGGAGGAGAAGCTTCAGTTCTCCGAGGAAGCCTGGGAGCAAATTGCGAAGATGTTTGATTTGGTGCAGGAAATGATGCGGTTAAGTATCGTGGGGCTTAATCAGCATGATAAGAGTGCCGCTAGGCAGATTTGGGTGTTGGAAAACCATGTGGACGAAATGGAACAGAATATGCGACGGGGACACATGAAACGGATGTATGAGGGAGTCTGCATACCCCGAGCCGGCATTATCTATGTGGAAATGGTTAGTAACCTTGAAAGAATCGGTGACCATACCACGAACATTGCTGACATGGTGCTCACAGATCAGCTACCCATTAGAAATGAGGGTCCTACACGAAAATAA
- a CDS encoding CtsR family transcriptional regulator has protein sequence MTIADLIEQHIKNLLVSTATDMVIIRRQELAQMFDCVPSQINYVLQTRFTPEKGYVVESRRGGGGYIRIVRMMAPSRGEIIKDVILSIDRPLVQREVEEILEQLVELDVLDERTAVLLKALIKYECNDYNPEIANYVRASLLKITLLMELQSNFQG, from the coding sequence ATGACTATAGCCGACTTGATCGAGCAGCATATTAAGAATCTGCTAGTAAGTACGGCCACAGATATGGTAATCATCAGACGGCAGGAACTGGCTCAGATGTTCGACTGCGTGCCATCGCAGATCAACTATGTGCTGCAGACTCGTTTTACTCCCGAGAAAGGATATGTTGTAGAAAGCCGGCGGGGGGGCGGAGGCTACATCCGCATTGTGCGGATGATGGCGCCGAGTCGTGGAGAGATTATCAAAGATGTCATTTTGAGCATTGATCGTCCCTTAGTTCAAAGGGAAGTTGAAGAGATCCTGGAGCAGCTCGTTGAGCTAGACGTTCTGGATGAGAGAACCGCTGTGCTGCTAAAAGCTTTGATCAAGTATGAATGTAATGACTATAATCCAGAAATCGCAAACTATGTAAGGGCATCACTTCTGAAAATAACGTTGCTGATGGAATTGCAGAGCAATTTCCAGGGGTGA